The following nucleotide sequence is from Pseudomonas sp. RC10.
GTTCGGCGGCCACGGCTACATTCGTGAATGGGGGCAGGAGCAGCTGGTCCGCGACGTGCGTATCACCCAGATTTACGAAGGCACCAACGGTATTCAGGCCCTTGACCTGATGGGGCGCAAAATCGTCGCCACCGGCGGAGCGCATTACCGGCTGTTCTCCGACGAAGTTCGGGCATTCATTACGGCGTCTGACGCGTCGCTGAGCGAATTCACCAAACCCCTGAGCGCCGCGCTGACAACTCTTGATGAATTGACGGACTGGGTGCTGGATCGCACGCGCAGCAACCCGAATGAAATCGGCGCTGCCTCCGTCGAGTACCTGCATGTGTTCGGCTACACGGCGTACGCGTACATGTGGGCCATGTCGGCCAGAGCGGCGCAGGGAAAAGAGGCTCAAGAAGATTTCTACGCCAGCAAAATGGGCACCGCGCGCTTCTACTTCGCGCGCCTGCTGCCGCGTATTCAATCGCTCGCGGCATCGGTTCGGGCGGGCAGCGAGTCGTTGTACTTGCTGGACGCTGCGCAGTTTTGATGGGGTAGACGTCGTGTAAGCTTTGGCTTACACGACGCGCTGACAATTGGCTCTATCGCGTTATGGGATCCAAAGTTAATCTACACACATGGACGTCGCGCAGGATGCGCAAACAGACAACATGGACACGTAGGGAATGCCTGCCAGGACGGTGGGAAGAAAGGGAAGTCAAAAGGGAAACAGTCTGGAAAACCTCGCTTCGGCGGGGTTTTCTTTTATCTGGCTTTTGTAAACGTCTGACCCCGCCTCAAGCGCCATCCGGCAAAGCAGGCTTCGGATTCTCCATCTCATCCAGTACCGATTTCAGCAGCTCCAGCGTGGCTTGCTGCCTTTGCGCGTCGCGATACACCAGCCCGATTTGCAAGGGCACTCGCGGTTCGCTAAGCGGCTTCCAGAGTAATTCCGCGTTGTCCTGAATATCCTGCGCCCGGCCCGGCAGCACCGTTGCCAATTTCATGTGCGTGAGGCTGTCGAGAATGCCCGCCATGTTATTCAGCTCAGCCTGCACATGCGGACGACGTCCGAGATTGCTCAATTGCGTCTGCCAGATCTGCCGCACCTGAAACTCTTCGCCCAGCAGCAACATCGGCAGTTCAGCCGCTTGGGTCATCGAGACCTTCTTGAATTCTCGCAGTGGATGATTGAAAGGGATGACGAGCTTCAGTTCATCTTCATACAGCAGCATGCCGTGTAACCCCGGTTGGCGGGGCGGCAGGTAACTGATACCGATGTCCAGCGAGCCGTTGAGCAAGCGGCGCTCGATCTCCATCGCACTCAACTCATAGATCTGCACCACCAGATGCGGCTGCGCCTTGCGCACATGCTCCAGCATCTGCGGCACCAGGCTTGAGTGCACGGTTTGCATCACGCCAATCGCCAGAGTGCGTTGCGACTGACCTTTGAAGTTACGCAGTGCATCCCAGGCGCGTTGCATGCCTTCGAGTAGCGGGACAGCGTGGTTATAGAGCGTGTGCGCCGCAAGGGTCGGAAGCAGGCGTTTGCTGCTGCGCTCGAACAGGCTGACATCGAGGCCGTGTTCGAGCAGGCGAATCTGCTGCGAAAGCGCGGGTTGCGACAACGACAGACGCTCGGCAGCGCGCCCCACATGGCCTTCTTCATAGACCGCGACGAAATAACGCAGTTGGCGGAAATCCATAAGTGATGCTTATCGAAATGGCTGGAAAATCGAAATGGTCGGTAGAGCGCTCGCGGCATAGTCTACGCCCAACTCATGAGGGTTGCAGGGGCATACGGTGCAATGAGCAGTGTCGTAACAGGCAGCATTTGCATAGGCAAAGCGGAAAATCGGATTCATGGCATTGAACAGGGGCAGCGCCTATG
It contains:
- a CDS encoding LysR family transcriptional regulator, with translation MDFRQLRYFVAVYEEGHVGRAAERLSLSQPALSQQIRLLEHGLDVSLFERSSKRLLPTLAAHTLYNHAVPLLEGMQRAWDALRNFKGQSQRTLAIGVMQTVHSSLVPQMLEHVRKAQPHLVVQIYELSAMEIERRLLNGSLDIGISYLPPRQPGLHGMLLYEDELKLVIPFNHPLREFKKVSMTQAAELPMLLLGEEFQVRQIWQTQLSNLGRRPHVQAELNNMAGILDSLTHMKLATVLPGRAQDIQDNAELLWKPLSEPRVPLQIGLVYRDAQRQQATLELLKSVLDEMENPKPALPDGA